The proteins below are encoded in one region of Reichenbachiella sp. 5M10:
- the pdxA gene encoding 4-hydroxythreonine-4-phosphate dehydrogenase PdxA: MEKDNKNQIRKPIIGISIGDINGIGPEVIIKALGNNKMTKFFTPVIYGSAKVLSFYRKSLNQNNFNFTPISDIKDAYHKKVNVLNCWEEDEDITPGVSNETGGRYAFLALEKATEDLRAGRIQALVTAPINKLNIQNDEFQFPGHTEYLAEKAEVKDSLMFMISDTLRVGVLTGHVPLKDVAAGITKDKLEKKLKMMVGSLKKDFGIQKPKIAVLGLNPHAGEDGLLGSEEIEIIKPVIDSLKDKGQIILGPFPADGFFGNGMQHKFDAVLAMYHDQGLIPFKSLTFSNGVNFTAGLPFVRTSPDHGTAYSLADKNEADESSMRTAIFAALDISNHRLDNP, translated from the coding sequence ATGGAGAAAGACAATAAGAACCAAATAAGAAAACCAATCATCGGTATTTCTATTGGGGACATCAACGGTATCGGTCCCGAAGTAATCATCAAGGCGTTGGGCAACAACAAAATGACCAAATTCTTTACTCCTGTCATCTATGGTTCGGCAAAAGTACTTTCATTTTATAGAAAGTCACTCAATCAAAACAATTTCAATTTCACACCGATATCTGACATCAAAGATGCCTACCACAAAAAGGTCAATGTGCTCAACTGCTGGGAGGAAGATGAAGACATCACTCCAGGAGTGAGCAACGAAACAGGTGGGCGCTACGCCTTTCTGGCCCTCGAAAAAGCCACCGAAGATCTCCGAGCAGGCCGCATCCAAGCGCTGGTGACAGCTCCAATCAACAAACTCAACATCCAAAACGACGAGTTCCAGTTCCCAGGCCATACGGAATACCTAGCCGAAAAAGCAGAGGTCAAAGATAGTTTGATGTTTATGATATCTGACACTCTCCGTGTAGGCGTACTCACTGGGCACGTCCCTCTCAAAGACGTAGCAGCGGGCATCACTAAGGACAAACTCGAAAAGAAACTCAAGATGATGGTTGGCTCGCTCAAAAAAGATTTTGGGATTCAAAAACCTAAGATTGCCGTACTCGGGCTCAACCCTCATGCAGGCGAAGACGGTCTCTTAGGATCAGAAGAAATAGAGATCATCAAGCCGGTCATCGACAGTCTTAAAGACAAAGGTCAAATCATCCTTGGCCCTTTTCCTGCAGACGGATTCTTTGGCAATGGCATGCAGCACAAATTTGACGCAGTACTCGCAATGTACCATGACCAAGGGTTGATCCCTTTCAAAAGCCTGACCTTCTCCAATGGCGTCAACTTCACCGCAGGGTTGCCCTTCGTCCGTACCTCACCAGATCACGGTACAGCTTACAGTCTAGCTGACAAAAATGAAGCAGACGAAAGCTCCATGCGTACAGCAATATTTGCTGCACTGGACATCTCCAATCACCGCCTGGACAACCCGTAG
- the rsmA gene encoding 16S rRNA (adenine(1518)-N(6)/adenine(1519)-N(6))-dimethyltransferase RsmA — protein MAHVKPKKSLGQHFLNDLSIAEKIVGALLDSDHNPNVLEVGPGMGVLSDFMVDHEGVDSLLLMDLDKESIEYLHQKYDGKNVDILYADFLKQDLMTLMGQKSFSIIGNFPYNISSQIFFKVLEIKDHVDEVVGMLQKEVAERIASKEGNKDYGILSVLLQAYYDIEYLFSVPPNVFTPPPKVNSGVIRLRRNKVTNLGCDEKLFKRVVKAGFQMRRKTLRNALKPLNLPDTIREQAVFDKRAEQLSVQDFIVLTKLIESNV, from the coding sequence ATGGCGCATGTAAAGCCGAAAAAAAGCTTAGGCCAGCACTTTCTCAACGATCTGTCTATTGCAGAAAAAATCGTGGGGGCATTGCTTGATTCCGATCACAATCCTAACGTGCTCGAAGTAGGGCCTGGGATGGGTGTGCTTTCGGATTTTATGGTCGATCATGAAGGTGTGGACTCTTTGTTGTTGATGGATCTGGACAAGGAATCCATCGAATACCTCCATCAAAAGTACGACGGAAAAAATGTAGATATACTCTATGCGGATTTTTTGAAGCAAGACCTCATGACGCTCATGGGACAAAAGAGTTTTAGCATCATTGGCAATTTCCCTTACAACATTTCGTCGCAGATTTTTTTCAAAGTATTGGAGATCAAGGATCACGTGGATGAGGTCGTAGGGATGCTCCAAAAGGAAGTGGCTGAGCGCATTGCCTCCAAAGAAGGCAACAAGGATTACGGTATCCTTAGTGTGTTGCTGCAGGCATACTATGATATTGAGTATTTGTTTTCGGTACCGCCCAATGTGTTTACCCCTCCTCCAAAGGTCAATTCAGGCGTCATCAGGCTCCGTAGAAACAAGGTGACGAATCTTGGTTGTGACGAAAAGCTCTTCAAAAGAGTGGTGAAAGCGGGGTTTCAAATGCGTCGAAAGACCTTGCGCAACGCCTTAAAACCACTAAATTTACCGGATACGATCAGAGAGCAAGCGGTGTTTGACAAGCGTGCCGAGCAGCTGTCGGTCCAAGATTTTATAGTCCTCACCAAATTGATTGAAAGTAATGTCTGA
- the mgtE gene encoding magnesium transporter yields MSEIMDFELSKEFLERFTVAVENQEESFIQGTLEGVNPADITELLEEFDAEESKYVLELLDPQVGARVIVELEEDIQSRFLENFSSEETAKYIDNLDSDDGVNILNILPITKREEVIAQVENEEKAGHILDLMRYADDVAGGLMGKELIKANHNWTIQRCIEEIRKQAEDVKKIYSVYVVDDNEKLLGKVSLKKIILSEDNAKIADIYDEDIVSVETYVEEEEVVQIMQKYDLEALPVVNVRGNLVGRITIDDVLDVITENAEEDIQRMSGISADVEDDDSVWIISKARLPWLVIGLVGGLLGARFISLFEADIAIVPAMAFFIPLITATGGNVGIQSSTIIVQGLANSSVFSDSIWKKLIKMIMVAAVNGVILALIVFGIVIFSTSDQAIATTVSVALFSVVLLASFMGTVTPLLLNRFGVNPAIASGPFITTANDLLGLGVYFFVAHQLYGL; encoded by the coding sequence ATGTCTGAGATCATGGATTTCGAACTGTCTAAAGAGTTTTTAGAGCGATTCACCGTGGCGGTGGAAAATCAAGAGGAGAGTTTTATCCAAGGTACTCTGGAGGGTGTTAACCCTGCAGATATCACCGAATTGCTAGAGGAGTTTGATGCAGAGGAATCCAAGTATGTCTTGGAATTGCTGGATCCTCAAGTTGGGGCTCGTGTGATTGTCGAGTTGGAGGAGGATATACAGAGCCGGTTTTTAGAGAATTTTTCGTCCGAAGAGACGGCTAAGTATATCGATAACTTGGATTCGGATGATGGTGTCAATATCCTCAATATCTTGCCGATCACCAAGCGAGAAGAGGTCATCGCTCAGGTAGAAAACGAAGAAAAGGCAGGCCATATCTTGGATCTCATGCGCTATGCGGATGATGTAGCGGGTGGACTCATGGGCAAGGAGCTTATCAAGGCCAACCACAATTGGACGATCCAGCGTTGCATCGAGGAGATCCGAAAACAAGCCGAAGATGTAAAAAAAATCTACTCAGTCTACGTAGTAGATGACAATGAAAAACTACTGGGCAAGGTGTCTCTTAAAAAAATCATTTTGTCCGAAGACAATGCCAAGATTGCTGATATCTACGACGAAGATATCGTGTCTGTCGAGACTTATGTCGAAGAAGAGGAGGTGGTCCAGATCATGCAGAAGTACGATTTGGAAGCTCTACCTGTAGTGAATGTAAGAGGTAATCTCGTAGGACGAATCACCATTGATGACGTCCTAGATGTCATCACCGAAAATGCCGAAGAAGACATCCAGCGGATGTCAGGTATCTCCGCGGACGTAGAGGATGATGACAGTGTATGGATCATCTCTAAGGCACGTTTGCCGTGGTTGGTCATAGGACTTGTGGGCGGGTTGCTAGGTGCGCGGTTCATCAGCTTGTTTGAAGCGGATATCGCCATTGTACCTGCGATGGCATTTTTCATCCCACTGATCACCGCGACCGGTGGCAATGTAGGGATACAGTCTTCGACTATAATTGTGCAGGGGTTGGCCAATTCGAGTGTTTTCAGTGACTCTATTTGGAAAAAATTGATAAAAATGATCATGGTAGCGGCTGTCAATGGTGTGATTCTCGCTTTGATTGTGTTTGGTATCGTGATTTTTTCTACTTCTGACCAAGCGATTGCGACCACCGTGAGTGTAGCACTCTTTAGCGTGGTGCTTTTGGCTTCCTTCATGGGTACCGTCACACCTCTTCTATTGAATCGATTTGGTGTCAATCCTGCGATTGCGTCGGGACCCTTCATTACTACCGCCAACGACTTGTTGGGACTAGGGGTGTACTTTTTTGTAGCGCATCAACTGTACGGATTGTAG
- a CDS encoding NAD(P)-dependent oxidoreductase: MKKILIIDEMHASIGERLTQIGYESDYLPQISRQEIIDAADEYIGMIVRSKTTIDQDLLSSKPSLKFIARAGAGIDQLDVDYLDEKSIMIVNAPEGNRDALGEHMLGMLLSLSNNLRKADREVRSYVWDREGNRGFEVSGKTVALLGYGYMGSAVAEKLSGFGCRVIAYDKYKTNFSDLYVEEVGLEDVFAQADIFSLHTPLTDETRQLVDASFLNQFKKRIVLLNGARGEVICTKDLLAALKSGKVTHAGLDVLENEKFATLTTEQQQVYAELFEMEQVLFSPHIGGWTIESYENINRVLAKKIHALGL; this comes from the coding sequence ATGAAAAAAATACTCATCATAGATGAAATGCACGCCAGTATCGGCGAGCGACTCACCCAAATCGGGTACGAATCGGACTATCTCCCGCAGATCTCGAGACAGGAGATCATCGACGCGGCAGATGAGTACATCGGTATGATAGTCCGTAGCAAAACTACGATCGATCAAGACCTGCTGTCTTCTAAGCCCAGTTTGAAATTTATTGCCAGAGCTGGAGCAGGTATCGACCAGCTGGACGTAGATTATTTGGACGAAAAATCCATCATGATAGTTAATGCTCCGGAAGGCAACAGGGATGCGCTGGGAGAGCATATGCTTGGCATGTTGCTCAGCCTATCCAATAACCTGCGTAAGGCAGATCGAGAGGTACGTAGCTATGTCTGGGATCGTGAAGGCAATCGTGGATTTGAAGTGAGTGGCAAGACCGTCGCACTTCTAGGCTATGGCTATATGGGGAGTGCAGTCGCGGAGAAGCTTTCGGGCTTTGGTTGTCGTGTGATTGCCTATGACAAGTACAAGACCAATTTTTCGGATCTCTACGTGGAGGAAGTGGGGCTTGAGGATGTTTTTGCACAAGCCGATATTTTTAGTCTTCATACCCCGCTGACCGATGAAACGCGCCAGTTGGTCGATGCTAGTTTTCTGAATCAATTCAAGAAAAGAATTGTTCTACTCAATGGTGCTAGAGGAGAGGTGATCTGTACCAAAGACCTTCTCGCCGCACTCAAATCTGGCAAGGTGACGCATGCTGGCTTGGACGTCTTGGAAAACGAAAAATTTGCAACGCTCACCACCGAGCAGCAGCAGGTCTATGCAGAACTCTTTGAGATGGAGCAAGTGTTGTTTTCTCCACACATAGGTGGCTGGACGATAGAGTCCTATGAAAATATCAATCGGGTTTTGGCCAAAAAGATCCATGCATTGGGGCTCTAA
- a CDS encoding ATP-dependent DNA helicase RecQ has product MATAHDILNQYWGYEDFRPMQLDIIDSVMAGQDTLALLPTGGGKSICFQVPALMLDGMCLVVSPLVALMNDQVYQLKKRGIKAAALYSGMPHREIDILLDNCVQGQVKFLYVAPERLGSELFVARVKQMNVSLLAIDEAHCISQWGYDFRPSYAEINQVYEWLPNVKRIALTATATHAVKVDICDKLAFKEVAVFQKSFARRNLSYSVFQLENKGPKMLEILTNVKGSAIVYVRSRKETENVARFLYQHNISSDFYHAGLAPEVRSRKQADWINNLRRVMVCTNAFGMGIDKPDVRCVIHLDLPDSLESYYQEAGRAGRDERNAFAVLLYGSTDIYNLQRSEEMRNPTLTYLERIYQALANYYKLATGSSEWQSFDFDLKEFSYQYKLQAMEVHHAIKKLQEMGLLLLTENTSKSSSLKISASPSEVYKFSISHAKYEPLIKAMLRLYGGGMYNDFFSISEFELAKLSQDAKSEVIKKLHFLEQHDLVVYDAMKTKPQLTYLLPRLEQSALKRYHRLTEPRQAVIKEKTEAMVDYVNNNKLCRTRIFQEYFDEHAYLNCGVCDVCIRAKKEQGFEGELDKVKRAIMASLESGPQMVKVLKGQTYGYNEFVFAEALRKMMDDGIVFVSDDLQVELVPAAG; this is encoded by the coding sequence TTGGCTACAGCGCATGACATACTGAATCAATATTGGGGCTATGAGGATTTTCGTCCCATGCAGCTGGATATTATCGATTCGGTGATGGCAGGACAAGATACGCTAGCACTCCTCCCTACAGGTGGAGGAAAATCCATATGTTTCCAAGTTCCTGCCTTGATGCTAGACGGGATGTGCCTAGTGGTCTCCCCACTTGTGGCGCTGATGAATGATCAGGTTTATCAGTTGAAAAAGCGTGGAATCAAGGCTGCTGCTTTGTACTCGGGTATGCCACATCGTGAGATTGATATTCTTTTGGACAATTGTGTGCAAGGGCAGGTTAAATTTCTCTACGTTGCACCAGAGCGTCTCGGATCAGAGCTGTTTGTGGCACGTGTCAAGCAGATGAATGTCAGTCTGCTCGCCATAGACGAAGCGCATTGTATCTCACAGTGGGGCTATGATTTTCGTCCCTCCTATGCGGAAATAAACCAAGTTTACGAGTGGCTTCCGAATGTCAAACGGATTGCTTTGACGGCTACTGCTACGCATGCGGTCAAAGTAGATATTTGTGATAAGTTAGCATTCAAGGAGGTAGCGGTTTTTCAGAAGAGTTTTGCACGAAGGAATTTGTCGTACTCGGTATTTCAACTCGAGAATAAAGGACCTAAGATGCTGGAAATCCTCACGAATGTGAAAGGAAGTGCGATCGTTTATGTCCGTTCGAGAAAAGAAACCGAAAACGTCGCACGCTTCCTTTATCAGCACAATATCTCTTCGGATTTTTATCATGCAGGGCTAGCTCCTGAAGTGCGGTCGCGCAAACAGGCCGATTGGATCAACAACCTACGGCGTGTCATGGTGTGTACCAATGCTTTTGGGATGGGGATCGACAAGCCTGATGTACGCTGTGTCATCCATCTGGATCTCCCTGATTCGCTAGAGTCCTACTATCAGGAAGCTGGACGAGCAGGACGTGATGAGCGCAATGCCTTTGCCGTATTGCTCTATGGGTCGACAGATATCTATAACCTCCAGCGGAGCGAAGAGATGCGCAACCCGACTTTGACGTATCTCGAACGGATCTATCAAGCTTTGGCCAATTACTACAAGCTCGCTACCGGGAGTAGCGAATGGCAGAGCTTTGATTTTGATCTCAAGGAGTTCTCGTATCAATACAAGCTCCAAGCTATGGAGGTGCATCATGCCATCAAAAAGCTGCAGGAGATGGGTTTACTTCTGCTAACTGAAAATACGAGCAAGTCCAGTAGTCTCAAAATCAGCGCTAGTCCGAGTGAAGTGTATAAATTCAGTATTTCGCATGCCAAATACGAACCACTGATCAAGGCCATGCTTCGCTTGTATGGCGGAGGAATGTACAACGATTTTTTTAGCATCTCAGAGTTCGAATTGGCCAAGCTGAGTCAAGATGCCAAGAGTGAAGTGATCAAGAAACTCCATTTTTTGGAGCAGCACGATTTGGTAGTATATGATGCCATGAAAACCAAGCCTCAACTGACCTATTTGCTACCGCGACTTGAGCAGTCCGCTCTCAAGCGTTATCATCGACTGACCGAACCTCGGCAAGCCGTGATCAAGGAGAAGACTGAGGCGATGGTTGATTATGTCAATAACAATAAACTCTGTCGTACGAGGATTTTTCAGGAGTACTTTGACGAGCATGCCTACCTCAACTGCGGTGTGTGTGATGTCTGCATCCGTGCTAAAAAGGAGCAGGGTTTTGAGGGAGAATTGGACAAAGTCAAACGGGCGATTATGGCTAGTTTAGAGTCAGGTCCTCAAATGGTAAAGGTACTCAAGGGCCAAACTTATGGGTACAACGAGTTTGTGTTTGCTGAGGCACTTCGCAAGATGATGGATGATGGAATCGTGTTTGTGAGTGATGACTTGCAGGTAGAGCTCGTACCTGCGGCGGGATGA
- a CDS encoding polyprenyl synthetase family protein, producing MALKIKDIQAPVANEMTEFEKRFRQSMKSNVMLLDKIMSYIVKRKGKQMRPMFVFLTASTVGQVQDSTYRGASLIELLHTATLVHDDVVDESTYRRGFFSVNALWKNKIAVLVGDFLLSRGMLLSIDNEDFDLLKIVSEAIREMSEGEILQMEKAKRLDITEEVYYEIIRQKTASLITACCKVGAASTGADSDTVRAMGEFGEKVGMAFQIKDDLFDYGTQEIGKPLGIDIREKKMTLPLIHALNQSNWSEKRRIINTIKKHNENTKKVNEVIRFVIEKGGLEYAEGVMNRYRQEAIDILHTFPDSEARQSLEQLVQFTIERNK from the coding sequence ATGGCTTTGAAGATTAAAGACATACAAGCACCCGTCGCAAATGAGATGACTGAATTCGAAAAGAGGTTCAGACAATCCATGAAAAGCAACGTGATGTTATTAGACAAAATCATGTCTTACATCGTCAAGCGGAAGGGCAAACAGATGCGTCCGATGTTCGTTTTTTTGACGGCCTCTACGGTCGGTCAGGTTCAGGACTCCACCTATCGCGGCGCTTCTCTCATCGAGCTCCTCCATACTGCCACCCTCGTACACGATGATGTAGTGGATGAGTCAACTTATCGCCGAGGTTTTTTCTCTGTCAACGCACTGTGGAAAAACAAAATAGCTGTCTTGGTTGGGGACTTTCTACTCTCTCGTGGCATGCTACTCTCCATCGATAACGAAGATTTTGATTTGCTCAAAATCGTCTCAGAAGCCATCCGTGAGATGAGTGAAGGAGAGATCCTACAAATGGAAAAAGCCAAACGCTTAGATATCACCGAAGAGGTCTACTACGAAATCATCCGACAAAAAACAGCCAGCCTCATCACGGCATGCTGCAAAGTCGGCGCGGCATCCACAGGGGCAGACAGCGATACCGTCCGCGCCATGGGTGAATTTGGTGAGAAAGTCGGTATGGCGTTTCAAATCAAGGATGACCTCTTCGACTATGGGACACAAGAAATCGGCAAACCTCTCGGGATCGACATCCGTGAAAAGAAAATGACTCTACCACTGATCCATGCTCTCAATCAGTCTAACTGGTCCGAGAAAAGACGCATCATCAATACCATCAAGAAGCACAACGAAAACACCAAAAAAGTCAATGAAGTCATTCGATTTGTAATCGAAAAAGGTGGACTCGAATATGCAGAAGGAGTCATGAATCGCTACCGTCAGGAAGCAATAGATATCTTACACACTTTCCCTGATTCTGAGGCGCGTCAGTCTTTGGAACAACTCGTGCAGTTCACCATCGAGCGCAACAAGTAA
- a CDS encoding DUF952 domain-containing protein produces MSSEEVILWQCYLSKEGDMSNRLVCFAGALLVVYKGKHTRVDMPWIRSMQVQDKKLIIALVAGGIGTSLSMMALGLGWYHYQLNLFSVFFFFGLMYWGFVGQKALVLEEKNHQHLFLYYQVHPEVKDMIRFVYELLRTQQRKSGQLIYHLTTHEHWQQQTWEPNYRHPSLDDEGFIHASLREELSTSYQLYFDSSVAMVLLEIDPSQLNVPLEWEYVEARQASFPHIKGVLPKSSVLQALAFDGEEKLQALLS; encoded by the coding sequence ATGTCGAGTGAAGAGGTGATTTTATGGCAATGCTATTTGTCCAAGGAAGGCGACATGTCCAATCGATTGGTTTGCTTTGCAGGGGCGCTTTTGGTTGTCTACAAGGGAAAACACACACGGGTGGATATGCCCTGGATTAGAAGTATGCAGGTGCAAGACAAGAAACTCATAATTGCTCTGGTGGCAGGTGGGATTGGAACTTCTTTGTCCATGATGGCTTTGGGATTGGGGTGGTATCATTATCAACTCAACCTTTTTAGTGTATTCTTTTTTTTCGGGTTGATGTACTGGGGATTTGTTGGGCAAAAAGCACTGGTCCTAGAAGAGAAGAATCACCAACACTTGTTTTTGTATTATCAGGTTCATCCTGAAGTCAAGGACATGATCCGCTTTGTCTATGAACTGCTGCGTACCCAGCAAAGGAAATCTGGGCAACTGATCTATCATCTGACGACTCATGAACATTGGCAGCAGCAGACTTGGGAGCCAAACTATCGTCACCCTTCGCTGGATGACGAAGGATTTATCCATGCTTCCCTTAGGGAGGAGTTGAGTACCTCGTATCAACTGTATTTTGATTCGAGTGTAGCAATGGTACTGCTAGAGATAGATCCGAGTCAGCTCAACGTACCACTAGAATGGGAGTATGTCGAAGCGAGACAAGCCTCTTTTCCGCATATCAAAGGAGTGTTGCCTAAGTCGAGTGTGCTTCAGGCCCTGGCCTTTGATGGAGAAGAAAAATTACAGGCTTTGTTGAGCTGA
- a CDS encoding 2-hydroxyacid dehydrogenase, with translation MKVAIFSTKPYDRTYLEEMNREHRHELVFFEHTLDAAIVGLIRGFDAVCVFVNDTVDAKVISELAANGVKLIALRCAGFNNVDLKAAQEAGLKVVRVPAYSPESVAEHAVALILTLNRKTHKAYNRVRDGNFSLDHLIGFNLYGKTVGVIGTGKIGAAFCRIMKGFGCELLAYDMYPSEELKTMGVKYVSLEELYETSDIISLHCPLLPDTHHMINREVLIEMKPNVMLINTSRGALINTQDMIDALKKGEIGYLGIDVYEQEENLFFEDLSDTIIKDDMILRLINFPNVLITSHQAFLTDEALEGISTTVMDNLTSYSKGEPLVNEVKV, from the coding sequence ATGAAAGTTGCGATATTTAGTACCAAACCTTATGACAGGACCTATTTAGAAGAAATGAATCGAGAGCATCGGCATGAGTTGGTGTTTTTTGAACATACCCTAGATGCCGCTATCGTAGGGTTGATTCGAGGGTTTGATGCCGTCTGTGTGTTTGTCAATGACACAGTAGATGCTAAGGTCATAAGTGAGTTGGCGGCAAACGGCGTGAAGCTCATTGCTCTGCGTTGTGCGGGGTTCAATAACGTGGACTTGAAAGCCGCACAAGAGGCAGGGCTCAAGGTTGTACGCGTGCCTGCCTATTCTCCCGAATCGGTTGCAGAACATGCCGTGGCTCTGATACTCACGCTCAACCGCAAAACACACAAAGCATACAATCGCGTAAGAGATGGGAATTTTTCGTTGGATCACTTGATAGGATTCAATCTGTACGGTAAGACTGTAGGAGTGATCGGTACGGGTAAAATCGGAGCGGCTTTCTGCCGAATCATGAAAGGTTTTGGGTGTGAGCTATTGGCCTATGACATGTATCCATCAGAAGAACTCAAAACCATGGGGGTGAAATATGTGTCATTGGAGGAACTTTACGAAACATCAGATATAATCTCGTTGCACTGTCCACTACTCCCTGATACTCACCATATGATCAATCGTGAAGTACTGATAGAGATGAAGCCCAACGTCATGCTGATCAATACCAGCCGTGGGGCATTGATCAATACACAGGATATGATTGATGCGCTCAAAAAAGGAGAGATAGGTTATCTGGGTATAGACGTCTATGAGCAAGAGGAGAATTTGTTTTTTGAGGATCTATCGGATACTATCATCAAAGACGATATGATTTTACGTTTGATCAACTTTCCCAATGTGTTGATTACCTCACATCAAGCATTTTTGACGGACGAGGCACTCGAGGGTATCTCGACGACAGTGATGGATAACCTCACCAGCTATAGCAAAGGAGAGCCACTTGTCAATGAAGTGAAGGTGTAA
- a CDS encoding YchJ family protein, protein MKCPCCSKKTYAECCEPIILQQSAPTALALMRSRYTAYAVGQANYLYQTTHASKRAQQTVDELAQWSTDNTWTKLEIIAVEHGRIHDSHGIVEFKAYFADAKGLEQVLHERSSFLQEEDGWYYVDGVFDPEAIDLTKKVSRNDPCPCGSGKKYKKCCA, encoded by the coding sequence ATGAAATGTCCATGTTGTTCTAAAAAGACCTATGCTGAATGTTGTGAGCCTATTATTCTCCAACAATCTGCACCGACAGCTTTGGCTTTGATGCGCTCGCGCTACACAGCTTATGCTGTGGGTCAAGCGAACTATTTGTACCAAACGACACATGCCTCGAAGAGGGCTCAGCAGACTGTGGATGAGCTGGCTCAATGGTCCACTGACAATACCTGGACCAAGCTTGAGATCATAGCAGTAGAGCACGGTCGTATTCATGACTCGCATGGTATCGTAGAGTTCAAAGCTTACTTTGCAGACGCCAAAGGACTCGAACAGGTATTGCATGAGCGCTCGTCGTTTTTGCAAGAGGAGGACGGGTGGTACTACGTCGATGGGGTGTTTGATCCCGAAGCGATCGACCTCACCAAAAAAGTTTCTCGAAATGACCCGTGCCCCTGTGGAAGTGGCAAGAAGTATAAAAAATGTTGTGCCTAG